Within the Nocardioides humi genome, the region AGAGCGCGGGGGCCGGGTGTCGACCGACTATGTCAATGTGCGGTTCCGGGAGTATCGGGACGCGCTCGGCCTACCGACCGAGTTGCATCCACACTGCCTGCGCCACTCGTATGTGACACACCTGATCGAGGACGGCTTCGACCCCTTCTTCGTCCAGCAGCAGGTCGGCCACGCGTGGGGAGCGACCACCGCCATGTACACCGGGGTGAGCAGCGACTACAAGAACCGGGCACTTGCCGCGGCGCTGGGACCCGCATTCGCTCAGAGCTCCGAGCCGGAAGCGGAGTCGGGATGAGTCGAGTTCGTGAGGTCGACTACCGCTGGCACCTGCGCCAGCTGATGGCCACCCGCGGGTTGTTCTCCACCACAGACCTGGCGCCGCTCCTGGCCGAACGCGGCATCGAGCTGTCCGCAGCCCAGGTCTACCGGCTGGTCACGGGCACCCCGGAGCGTCTGAACCTGTACGTGCTCGCTGCGCTGTGCGACGCCCTGGGCTGCACCCCGGATGACCTCGTGGAGCCGGTCGTCGTCGCGGACGCGAAACGGACCCGCCGCGCCGCCGGCAGCAAGGACTCCGGCCAACTGTCCGCCGCTGGGAAGGCGACGCGCCCGACCCGGGCGAAGATCGTCCCCGACAAGTGACCCAGCCACCCTCAAAGGCGGCCCGGCGTCAACAAGACCGGCTCGACGCCATCGTGGCCGTCGTCACCGCCACCGACGCGGCAATCACGGTCCCGCTGGTGCATGAGACCGTGAAACGGGTCGCCACGACGCCCGGAGCGCGTGCGCGGCTGGCCGGCTATCTGGTTGAGCATCCCGAAGCGTTGACGGCCGGTCACTCGCGTCCACCGAAGGTGGTCGGCGCGTTGATCCTCGCCTTGGTCGAGGCCGGTTCGCAGGTGCTGGTGGTCCTTCGCTGCGCCGGGTGCGGGCGCGCCGTCGAGCTGTTGCACACGCGTGGACCCGATGCGCGGATCTGCGGCCGCTGCTGGCGGCGCAACCACACCGCCGAGTGCGTCGACTGCGGTCGCACCAAGCCGGTCTATGGCCGAACAGTCGACGGTCAAGCCCGATGCGCCAGTTGCGATAACCGCGCTCGCGCCGAACCGTGCAGAACGTGCGGCCGCGTCAAACCGGTGGATCGACGCTATAGCGACGGCAGCGCGGCGTGCTCGGGGTGTGCGCGCCGCGACACCAGCGCCTGGGAGGACTGCGCCGGGTGCGGCCGACGCCGACCGGTCAACGCCCGCACCGAGGGCGGCGAGGCGCTGTGCGTTTCGTGCTACATCCCGCCAGGCGCGGTCTGCGCGGGATGCGGGGAAACCAGACCCATCGCGTCGCGTCGCGACGGGGAACCACGCTGTCCTGGCTGTTACCGCCAACCCGAGCGTGAGTGCGGTGGCTGCGGGCGTATCCGTCGTATCGCGCTCCGGGGCCGCAACGGCCGGCCGGACCTGTGTGGCAGCTGCCACCAGGCACCGGTTCTGGTGTGCGGCGTCTGCGGGGTCGAGGACCGGTGCCGGACCACCACCGTTGACCGCTCCCCGATCTGCTTCCGCTGTCAGCTTGTTCGCAGACTCGCCGAACTGTTGACCGGCCCGTCAGGGCGGATCCCCGAGCTCCTCATCCCGTTGCACGACGCGATCCTCGCCGTCGACAACCCCCGAACCGCTTTGGACTGGCTCCGCCGCAGTCCCGCCGTCGATGTACTCACCGCGATGGCGAACGGCGAGCGGGCCCTAGCCCATGCGACGTTGGACTCGGCCGCCGGTACCAGGCGAGGGCGAGCGTTTGCCGTCGAGCACCTGCGCCAAATGCTGGTCACATGCGGCGCGCTGCCGGCGCGCGACCGCCACCTCGCCCGACTCGAAGTAGCACTCCAGGAACTGGTTGAGTCGGCCCACCCGGAGGACCAGCAGCCGCTGCGCACCTATGCCACCTGGTGGCTGCTGCATCGGCTGCGGCGCAGGGCCGAACAAGGGCAGCCCACGCAGTTCGCAGCGCACCGGGTCCGCGAGCAGACCGCCGAAGCCGCGCGGTTCCTGGGCTGGCTCCGCGAACAGAACAGACCGCTTGCCCTGGCCACCCAAGGTGACCTGGATACCTGGTTAACCATCCGACCGCAGGCGCGAAGGCGGCTGCCCGGCTTCGTGCGCTGGGCAAAGGCGCGAGGACTTCTTGCCGAACTCGACGCCTCCTACCCGCCGGCCGGCGACCCGGTCAGCTTCGTAGGCGACGACCGACGGTGGGCCATCGCCCGCCGCCTCCTCGTCGACGACACCGTGGACGCGCGCGACCGAGTGGCGGCCCTCCTGCTGCTCCTCTACGCCCAACCCGCCGCCCGCATCACCCGGCTGACTCGCGCGAACATCCAGGTCGACGACCACGACGTCCGGCTCCGGCTCGGGGAGGATCATGTCCTCCTCCCGCCGCCGCTGAGCGAGCTGATCCAACGACTTCCCGAACAGGCGCCAGCCGGGATCGCCGGCAACCTCGCCGAGGGTGATCGCTGGCTCTTCCCCGGACGCAGCCCCGGTCACCCGATGAGCCCGACCACTATGTCCACGCGCCTGCGGAAGCTCGGGATCGAACCCCGCGCGGCACGCAACACCGCACTGCTGCAGCTCGGTGCCGAACTGCCCAGTCTCGTCCTCGCCGATCTCCTCGGAGTCCACATCAACACCGCCGAGCGCTGGAACGCGGCCGCCGGCGCACGCTGGACCAACTACGTCGCCACACGGTCATCGCCGCGCTGAGGAAACGGCACTTGTCGGGGCTGTCCAAAGCAGTCAAAGGGTGGGCCCCGGGTCCGTCCCCTCGGCCCCGAGCGCGCGGAGCGGGACCTGTGCGCGTCACTCTCTGCAGGAGCGTGCCGTTCGCCAGTCCGGGCTCACGCCGAACAAGCTGCAGACCGCACTCAACAGTCGCATCCTGGTCGAGCAGGCCAAGGGCGTCCTGTTGGCAAGCGCCGGCATCGACGTGGGCCAGGCCTTCAAGCTGATGCGTGACTACAGCCGCCGCAATCAATCAACCCGTCAAGACCGTTGCCCAAAGCGTCGTCAATCGGGTCCTGACCGTCGATCAGCTCCGCCGCCTTTGACTCCCCGCATTGGTCGGGACGGGCCAGCAGAGGTGGATCCCGCCAGTCGGTGACAAATTCAGCCCTTATGCGTGGCTGCCCGCATGGTCGTCCCAGACGGCGTCCCCGATGTGGCTCTGGTCCGGTCCGGACAACCCGAGGAGCGTGCTGGGCGCCTCAATATTGCGATCGTCAGCTGCCTGCTGCATGACCCTCGATGCGAGGCCGGGCTCGGTATCGCTGGGGACGACCAACAGCCGTATCCGTTGCCCTGAAATCATCTTCACGATCATCACGTGGGTGTCGTCGCTCGGGAAGGAGCCCACCTTGACCGTGCCGCGGGCGGCATGGATCCGGCGCATGCTCGGGGCGCCGCTGACCGCGTCCCAGTCGGGTCGGGAGAACAGCAGACGCTCGATCCGGCCGATCAGATCGGGGAAGTGATCCACGAGGTCCGCGGCTTCGACTTGAAGATCACGGGACTGGGGCCACCAGGCCCCGTCAAGCGGGCCGGATTGGAAGCTGGTGTCGAGGCGGAGTCGCAGCGCAACGCGCTCGCGCGGCGTCTGCGATGAGAGGGAAACTGTCGGTGACGTCGTCATGACGTCCACCTTCCGATCTGCCCTCGCGGACTCGGCGAGTCCGGCCTGGCAGGTGATTAACTCCAACCTACCCTGCTCTCCTAACGCGCTCCCGGCTGCCGAGCCACCTAATCCGAATGGGGGTTACGCGAGAGCAGCGTCGTGCCGCTCGCTGGAGGATGAGCAGTTCACAGGACCGCGCCCCGTGGCGCTACTTCCAACGCTGAAATCCCCCGCGCGTACAACACCAGTAGCCGATCGCCGTGTCTGCAGCGTAGGACGCCCGAGTCGTTCGACAGCGTGGCGACGACGTGGTCAATCACTTCGGCGTCGCTTGCCGCATCGGGGTGTTCGTAGGTGACATCCATGCTGTCACCGCCGACGAGCCGGACACGTAGCACGATGCCGCCCATGGTCATGGGCCTATGGCGGTGCAGGCCTGTTGCTGCACTCGTCGGGCCGCGGCGCGGGCAGCAGCTTCGCTGGTGAACCAGTCTCCCGAAACTGCGACTCGGATCCCCTCCGGTCGCCAGGCGGTCCACTGCCAACGACCACTGGTCTTGGCGTGGACCCGGTAGTCGGGGTCGTCGGCGTTCACGCGGAAGTCATGGGCTGCCTGATCCGCGTAGGCGAGGCTGGGGTAGGTCCGCCCAGCCCAGGCGACGACCCGGTTGTCGTCGGCGAGCAGCCACCACGCGGGCTTGGTTGCCAGATTCGTTTCGATGACGAACTTCATAGTTGGACCTTCGGGTTCGCGTGCGATGGGCGTTGTCGTCAGGCGTATTGCCCTGAGGACCCGTCGTCGATCGATCGGGGCGCTCCGTCGAGCACGACGGCGGCGGCGACCAGCGCCCACGCCACCCACAGTGTGACTTCGGAATCAGAACCGGGATCGACCACGGTCAGCTGCCCTGTGGCGGGGGTACCGATCTGGGCTATCTGGGTTCGGATGTGATCCTCCGTCCCCGGGGCGATTGCCCAGCGTTGGGTCCAGCCGCTCCCATAGAGCATCAGGTAGCCCACGGTCACGCACCCATTCGCGTCGAAGGCTTACCCGCCTCTGGGCCCCACCATGAACCGCCGTCGTCGCTCCAGTGTCCGCCAGGATCGAGGTCCGGGTGGCCGGCCACCTCGTGGAGGACTTCGGTGGCCGTGTGGTCATTCCCGGCCTCGGCCGACGCCCGGAGCGCTTCGTCGCCTTGGTCAGGAGAGAACCCGGGCGGAACAACCAGGACGTAGAGCGTGCGCCTGTCCGACGTCTTAAGCAGGACGAGGTGGGTATCGTCGCGAGGGAATGCGCCGACCTTCACGTAGCGACCCGTGACCGGAATGGTGCGCGGCGTGGAGTCCCAGTCGGGCGGCGAAACCAACGCGCGGACAACCCGGCCGGACTGCGCCGGGAAGTGGTCGACCAGATCCGCCAGTTCCACGGCCAACTCACGGGTCTGGGGCCACCACCCCCCGTCCAGATGACCTTTGCCCGGGTGCTCGGCCATGCGAAGCCGTAGCGGAAGACGGCTCGGCGTAGGGACCCAAGAAACGAGAATAGGACCGTTTGACGTCGACATGACGTCCGCCTCTCGACCGGCACAGCGGTGTCCGGATGGAGGCCTCATCTCCGGTCAGTCAACCCAAGCCTACGCCGGGCCACCAAGGCGAGTGTCGCCAACCTTGGGAGCCTCGATCAGATGGCACAACGGGCGGGATTCACGGGGTTCGAATATGTCGCTCCGCCGGTAGCCGTACGCCGCGCCGCCGAACGCCCCCGTCTGGCCGACGCCGCGGCCCGGGTCACCGAGCACGTCAACGACCGCTACACCGCCCAACTCCCCCGCCCCGAGGCCACCGTCGTCAGCCTCCACCAGGACCAGCCCGCGTCGACCTTCGAGCCCGATGGCCCGGTCGAGCACGCCGTCGTCGCGGCCGCCGAGGCCTTCGGCACCACACCCGAGGTCCTCTTGGGCGCCGACCGGACCCGGACGGCCGCCGACGCCCGAGCGGTGGCCATGACCGCGGCCCGCATCCACGGGCACAGCCTGCCGACGATCGCGCGGCACTTCGAACGCGACCACACGACCGTGCTCCACGCCACCCGGCAGATCGAGAAGACCCCGCCGCTGCGCGACCTGGCCGCGAAGATCGCAGCCGAGCTCCCCGAGGAGCCGGCCGCTGCCAGCACCCGCTCGGCCGACGTCGACGAGCAGATCACCGCGGCCGGCCACCGCTCCCCCGGCGCCCGGGCCCAGGCGCGCGCGGTCCCCGTCTCCGGCGAGCGTCCGCAGCTGAGGGTCGCCCGGTGAAGGCCCTCCTCGGCCTGGCCGCCGCTGCCATCGCCGCGCTCACCGCCGGCGGCATCACCGCAGCCCGCCCCGGCACCCCCACGGGCGCCGACCCATCGGAGGGCACGGCCACCCAAGTGCGGGTGACGGCCGTCGTCGACGGAGACACCCTCCGCGTCGAGGACCTGGGCGGCCGCCCGCTCGGCCGAGTCCGACTGCTCGGCATCGACGCCCCCGAAGTCGCCCACCCGCCGACGCCCGCCGAGTGCTACGCCGACCAGTCAACCGACCTGCTCGAGGACCTCGCGCCGGTCGGCAGCACCGTCCAGCTCGTCACCGACAGCGGACAGCCCGGCCGCGACCGATACGACCGGTTGCTGCGCTACGTCGACCACGACGACGTCGACGTAGCGCACGAGCTCCTGGCCCGCGGCGCCGCACGCCGCTACGAGGCAGGCCAGGACCTCGCCCGGGAAGACTCCTACGTCGCGGCCGCCGACGATGCCCAGGAGGCCGCCAGTGGCCTGTGGGGCACCTGCTGAGGGAGAGGGCCGCCCATGGACGAGCAGCTGATGACGGCCGCCAAGACACTGGCCCGCTGGTGCTACGGCCGCGGCGTCGACGAGCGGATCCTCACCTGCGGTGACCAGTTGCTCAGGAAGGCCGTCGACCAGGCGATCGGCCGGCCTCCGCCGGCGCACCTCGAGCACGCGCTGTGGCAACAGACCGCCACGCTGCTGCGCCAGCGGCGCGACTGGGACCGCGACCACCAGGTCACTCCCCCGCCGGCCGCGGCATGCCTTCCCTGCGCCGTGGCGGTCGAGCAGTGCCCCACCCACGCCGGTCGACGC harbors:
- a CDS encoding helix-turn-helix domain-containing protein; this translates as MSRVREVDYRWHLRQLMATRGLFSTTDLAPLLAERGIELSAAQVYRLVTGTPERLNLYVLAALCDALGCTPDDLVEPVVVADAKRTRRAAGSKDSGQLSAAGKATRPTRAKIVPDK
- a CDS encoding ANTAR domain-containing protein, with the protein product MGPGSVPSAPSARSGTCARHSLQERAVRQSGLTPNKLQTALNSRILVEQAKGVLLASAGIDVGQAFKLMRDYSRRNQSTRQDRCPKRRQSGPDRRSAPPPLTPRIGRDGPAEVDPASR
- a CDS encoding DUF5994 family protein translates to MTTSPTVSLSSQTPRERVALRLRLDTSFQSGPLDGAWWPQSRDLQVEAADLVDHFPDLIGRIERLLFSRPDWDAVSGAPSMRRIHAARGTVKVGSFPSDDTHVMIVKMISGQRIRLLVVPSDTEPGLASRVMQQAADDRNIEAPSTLLGLSGPDQSHIGDAVWDDHAGSHA
- a CDS encoding DUF5994 family protein, whose amino-acid sequence is MAEHPGKGHLDGGWWPQTRELAVELADLVDHFPAQSGRVVRALVSPPDWDSTPRTIPVTGRYVKVGAFPRDDTHLVLLKTSDRRTLYVLVVPPGFSPDQGDEALRASAEAGNDHTATEVLHEVAGHPDLDPGGHWSDDGGSWWGPEAGKPSTRMGA
- a CDS encoding helix-turn-helix domain-containing protein; the protein is MAQRAGFTGFEYVAPPVAVRRAAERPRLADAAARVTEHVNDRYTAQLPRPEATVVSLHQDQPASTFEPDGPVEHAVVAAAEAFGTTPEVLLGADRTRTAADARAVAMTAARIHGHSLPTIARHFERDHTTVLHATRQIEKTPPLRDLAAKIAAELPEEPAAASTRSADVDEQITAAGHRSPGARAQARAVPVSGERPQLRVAR
- a CDS encoding thermonuclease family protein; the protein is MKALLGLAAAAIAALTAGGITAARPGTPTGADPSEGTATQVRVTAVVDGDTLRVEDLGGRPLGRVRLLGIDAPEVAHPPTPAECYADQSTDLLEDLAPVGSTVQLVTDSGQPGRDRYDRLLRYVDHDDVDVAHELLARGAARRYEAGQDLAREDSYVAAADDAQEAASGLWGTC